The DNA window AAATGCTACAACTAAACCGACAATCAATTTCCAGTATTTCTTGAAGTCAACCGGATCTCTCGGTTCTTTTTTCTTTTTTGGCCTATCATAAGGGTTGAATTTTTTCACTTCTCCTAAAGGTTTGTTTGGTTCCATTAGTCGCCACTCCCTTCTTCAGTTTCCGCAACCGGTGGGATAGTTGTCTGCAATCCTTCAAGTGGCAAGTATTTCATCGTTCCACCTTCATCGTTCATAATATACAATTTGGCGTTTGGCAAGACTGTTTCTAAGGTTTCCATAATAATCCGTTGCTTTGTAACTTCTGGATTGTTTTCGTATTCTTTATACAATTTATCAAATAATGCAACGTCTCCTGTTGCTTGTTGAATACGCGTTACTTTTTGACCTTCTGCACGTGAATTAATCGCAGCTTTTTCTCCTAAGGCTTCGTTACGTTTTTGGTTTTCGTATTTTTTGGCTTCGTTGATTTTCGTGTTCATCGTTTCTCTAGCATCTGTTACATTCGTAAATGCCGCGCGCACTTCTTCGTTCGGTAGTTCTACATCTTGGAGTTTGACAGCTAACACAGTTATGCCGATATCGTACTTCTCAATTAAAGAAGCAAGCAGATCGCGTGTGTCCGATTCAATTTCCGCTTTTCCGGATGTTAGTGCGTCATCAATCAGCGAGTTGCCGATAATTGAACGGATAGATGCAGATGTTGCATCATGCAAAATATCTTGAGGAGCTTCTGCATTAAATAGATATTTCTTAGGATCCGTGATTTTCCACTGAACAATTAAGTCCGTAAGAACGATGTTTTCATCTCCTGTAATCATCTTAGTTTCTTTGTCGAATGCCACAATTTCACCTTCGTCGTTTTGGTTGTAGCCGAATTTCAAGCTGTAAGTTTCTTTTGAAAGAATTTCTGCTTTTTGAATTGGCCATGGCATTTTAAAATGTAAGCCAGCTTCAGTATTCGTTTCATTGGCTACACCGAATGTAATAATGATTGCTTGTTCGGATTCATCTACCGTGTACCAAGAAGTAAAAATCGCAATCAGCAGAAGAATTCCCGTAATTGATAAACCAATCACCGCTAGTAGTTTTTTAGTTGTCATGATGGCCCCTCCTTTTTTCTTGTTACTGACTATACGGAATAATAGTGAAATAGTTTCAGAAAAATAGAAAAAGAGTCCGGGGGAAGGACTCTTTTTCAAATTATGCGGTTGAAGGGGGTTCTAGTAAACCTTACCATCCAAGTATGAAGCCAGTGTTAAGCTTCTGTAAATTTACCATTGATTGTTTTTATACTTTTTATAGTAATTCACTTGGCGTGCCAATAAATAAATTTTTCGTTTTAGATGCTTATCTTGTTTGTAAAATAACGGATTACCGTATTGGCCTTTTTTAATCAAGCGCTTAATGTCTTTTAGCACTGCTTTATTCGCGACAAAATTGCGCAAGACTGCTTTTGGTACGACTGTGAACAGGAAATCTTCATTTAAATACGTTATAGGCTTTTCAGTATGATAGATCAAATCATCCACAAAATACTCAGCCATATTATGCCCAAGTGCTGTGACGTAATAGCTAGAACGTCCTTGACGAATGTTCACCTCAAATACTTTAAATGTATTATCGCGCGAATCGTATTTTAAATCGAAATTTGCAAACCCGTTATAGCCGACTGCTTCAAGAAAATTTTGCAGTTTGACCATCACGTCTTTATCAAAGCGTGTGATCAATGCGGTGTAGTTTCCAATTGCCGTAACAGTATGTTCTTGTAACACTACTTGCGCAAAAGTAACGAGTTGTGTTTTGCCTTTCGAATTAGCGTAAATAACCGAATCCCACATAAATGTATCGTCTCCTGGAATATAGTCCTGGATGATCAATTCGTCGCGGTAACCACCAGTTTTAATTTGCTGGATGACGTTGTGCATTTCTTTTGGGCTTTCAACTTTATACACTTTCTGCTGGCCTTCAAACTTGTTTCTGCTGTATTCGATGCCGTTGCTTGGTTTAATAATAACTGGGAACATCATTTCTTCTTCAAACGGCTTGTTCGAATTGCAGCTATAAAAGAACGTTGTCGGTGTGTCAATACCATGCACTTTGCAAAGCTCATAGAAATTAGCTTTCACTTGCAGTTGGTTCATCAAATCTTCGTTGATGTAATTGAAAACATAATGCTCTCGCAAAATTTTAGCATTTTCAATAATCAAGCGCACATAAAGATCGTTAGTACCAATGAGCAAAAGTGTTTTACCAGGTGCTCTATACTTACGTGCAACTTCGATCAGAATGTTAGCAAACTGAGAATCATCCGCTAAACCTGAACGTATTTCAATCGTTTCCGTAATCGAACTTAGTGAAGTAAACGATAAATGTTCTTTACCGACTAAAATGGGCTTAATGCCATATGCCTCGTGAAATGAGATAGCCATATTATAAGCGTTCATGTCTGTACCGATAATAATCGGTAAAAATGGGTGTTTAGTTTCCATACGTTCCTCCTAAATTAGCTAGCTATTGGCAGGCAAATGGTAAATGTAGTTCCGACACCTACTGTGCTATCAACTTCCACTTGCCCATGATGTGCCTCGATTAAATGTTTAACAATAGACAGCCCGAGTCCGGTACCTCCTGAATTTCGACTGCGTGCTCGATCGACGCGATAAAAACGCTCAAACAATCGACTGATTTCAGAACTCTCGATTCCGATTCCTTGGTCTGCCACTTGAATAACGGCTTGATCTTCTTTCGTAAAAAGCCGAATGGTTATTTCAGTATAATTACTAGAGTATGTAACAGCATTAATTAAAAGGTTCATCATCACTTGGATTAAGCGATTTGGATCACCTAGTACTATTACTGGCTGAATTTCTAATTGTAATTGAATGGATTTTTCATTAATTTTAGGCTGAATCATTTCTATCGCTCTTTTAATGACAGCTTTCATATCAGTAGGTTGCGCATTTACTTCAAATCCACTTTGTTCTACGTTCGACAAATCAAGCAGATCATTAATCAGCATTTCCAATCGGTTGCTCTCAGTATGAACAATGTCTAAAAATGACAATAAAGTATCTGTGTCTTTGTAGGCCCCGTCCAGCAGTGTTTCTGAGAATCCTTTAATAGATGTGACAGGCGTACGAAGTTCATGAGAAACGTTGGCAACAAAGTCTTTACGAATCTGCTCCAATCTTTTCAACTCCGTAATATCTTGGAATACGATAACAATTCCTAACCAACGTTCGTGCTCCCCAATAACCGGTGCTCCATAAACGTTTAAATTCCTCTGTTTTGACCTCAATACAAATTCAATCTGAGCACGTGAATGTGTTTCCGTCATAAACACATTTTC is part of the Planococcus kocurii genome and encodes:
- a CDS encoding carboxylate--amine ligase, whose product is METKHPFLPIIIGTDMNAYNMAISFHEAYGIKPILVGKEHLSFTSLSSITETIEIRSGLADDSQFANILIEVARKYRAPGKTLLLIGTNDLYVRLIIENAKILREHYVFNYINEDLMNQLQVKANFYELCKVHGIDTPTTFFYSCNSNKPFEEEMMFPVIIKPSNGIEYSRNKFEGQQKVYKVESPKEMHNVIQQIKTGGYRDELIIQDYIPGDDTFMWDSVIYANSKGKTQLVTFAQVVLQEHTVTAIGNYTALITRFDKDVMVKLQNFLEAVGYNGFANFDLKYDSRDNTFKVFEVNIRQGRSSYYVTALGHNMAEYFVDDLIYHTEKPITYLNEDFLFTVVPKAVLRNFVANKAVLKDIKRLIKKGQYGNPLFYKQDKHLKRKIYLLARQVNYYKKYKNNQW
- the hflK gene encoding FtsH protease activity modulator HflK is translated as MTTKKLLAVIGLSITGILLLIAIFTSWYTVDESEQAIIITFGVANETNTEAGLHFKMPWPIQKAEILSKETYSLKFGYNQNDEGEIVAFDKETKMITGDENIVLTDLIVQWKITDPKKYLFNAEAPQDILHDATSASIRSIIGNSLIDDALTSGKAEIESDTRDLLASLIEKYDIGITVLAVKLQDVELPNEEVRAAFTNVTDARETMNTKINEAKKYENQKRNEALGEKAAINSRAEGQKVTRIQQATGDVALFDKLYKEYENNPEVTKQRIIMETLETVLPNAKLYIMNDEGGTMKYLPLEGLQTTIPPVAETEEGSGD
- the pnpS gene encoding two-component system histidine kinase PnpS: MKSFRRRLLGTLLVWIGMMLAGLFIVVLQLLPIYEGAENKSDIWLILFLTFLSALLLSAIVGNRVINVNIKPVENATETALELAKGNYLARATESNAQESVELSRTINVLARNLQEITAVRVMEQERLKTLIENMGSALIMIDRQGAVSLVNKPFLDEFNLKPEAILGKFYKEIQVPNVVENFIENVFMTETHSRAQIEFVLRSKQRNLNVYGAPVIGEHERWLGIVIVFQDITELKRLEQIRKDFVANVSHELRTPVTSIKGFSETLLDGAYKDTDTLLSFLDIVHTESNRLEMLINDLLDLSNVEQSGFEVNAQPTDMKAVIKRAIEMIQPKINEKSIQLQLEIQPVIVLGDPNRLIQVMMNLLINAVTYSSNYTEITIRLFTKEDQAVIQVADQGIGIESSEISRLFERFYRVDRARSRNSGGTGLGLSIVKHLIEAHHGQVEVDSTVGVGTTFTICLPIAS